One stretch of Sebaldella sp. S0638 DNA includes these proteins:
- a CDS encoding plasmid pRiA4b ORF-3 family protein, producing MNNIHSDKSYVFKVSFVEGVWRKIQIPSEFSLDALHLAIIKSYNFEDDHLYAFFMDNVLWSLEKVFWSPFSESSPSADSIKLSSFAFKKGDSFLYLFDFGDEWVFDVTFVKEVICGGQEISILGSRGKSPEQYSNYEEDFY from the coding sequence ATGAATAATATTCATTCTGATAAATCTTATGTGTTTAAAGTTAGTTTTGTCGAGGGTGTCTGGCGAAAAATTCAAATCCCGTCAGAATTTTCTCTTGATGCTTTACATTTAGCTATCATCAAGTCTTATAATTTTGAAGATGACCATTTATATGCTTTTTTTATGGATAATGTCTTATGGTCGTTAGAAAAAGTATTTTGGTCACCTTTTTCAGAAAGTTCTCCAAGTGCTGATAGTATAAAATTATCTTCGTTTGCTTTTAAAAAGGGAGATAGCTTTCTGTATCTCTTTGATTTTGGAGATGAATGGGTTTTTGATGTAACTTTTGTAAAAGAAGTTATCTGCGGAGGGCAAGAGATATCAATTTTAGGAAGTCGTGGTAAATCTCCAGAACAATATTCAAATTATGAGGAAGATTTTTATTGA
- a CDS encoding transglycosylase SLT domain-containing protein, producing MLKILTILILLSFQIYSGEQEIKAYMKQQNSKLDNKTADRIYKNVIYYSKQYNVDPVLVFSVMKTESHFRHSTLSSAGARGLMQLMPFNFKEFDVDNSIEGNIKGGVMHLKRDYERTKNITKTLVCYNAGCGRLKNNEWHKIKETTDYITKINNVYPEIKKLYYTNLKVVDKTIVVDEDFIDEVEETEEPRKLTKQEKFQRNRIGFKRNVMNESEEKNDRNFKR from the coding sequence ATGCTGAAAATATTAACAATACTAATTTTATTAAGTTTTCAAATATATTCAGGAGAACAAGAGATAAAGGCATATATGAAGCAACAAAATAGTAAACTGGATAATAAAACAGCAGATAGAATATATAAAAATGTTATTTATTATTCAAAACAATACAATGTTGACCCTGTTTTAGTATTTTCTGTTATGAAGACAGAAAGCCATTTTAGACATTCAACATTGAGTTCAGCGGGGGCTAGAGGTTTAATGCAACTCATGCCTTTTAACTTTAAAGAGTTTGATGTTGATAATTCAATTGAGGGAAATATTAAGGGTGGAGTAATGCACCTAAAAAGAGATTATGAAAGGACAAAGAATATAACAAAAACTTTAGTTTGTTACAACGCAGGTTGCGGAAGATTAAAAAATAATGAGTGGCATAAAATTAAGGAAACAACCGATTATATAACAAAAATAAACAATGTTTATCCTGAAATAAAAAAACTTTATTATACAAATTTAAAAGTCGTAGATAAAACGATAGTAGTAGACGAAGATTTTATTGATGAAGTAGAGGAAACAGAAGAACCAAGAAAATTAACTAAGCAAGAAAAATTTCAAAGAAATAGAATAGGATTTAAAAGAAATGTAATGAATGAAAGTGAGGAAAAAAATGATAGGAATTTTAAAAGATGA
- a CDS encoding DNA topoisomerase, translating into MKLIIAEKPDLARAILTAIEGNEVSKNGYTEKGDYIVTWAFGHMLQLKDPEDYDIKYKKWSIEPLPLYFENWEHKISSEEKDKGKAEQLKIIEGLLNRCDEVIHAGDPDSEGQYLIDEILQFYNNKKPVKRILINDNNTEYIKKAFTKLEDNQKYISLGESAYARSVADMLLGINATRLYTCLNSNGELLSVGRVQTPTVGLVVNRDYAIENHVKEKYYELSITANNRDKTNNIVFTYQKTKDTPVNEDKLITDITFLENIKNEIKDTTLYDVKVSSKIKNENAPLPFNLAKLQAYCSQKYGYSAQQTQDITQSLREKHKAITYNRSDSQYLNEDHFLEAPEKLQVIFKNLNITVDRIDTTKKSKCFDNSKVTAHHAIIPTKAEIDISKFSKEELNVYEAIADFYIIQFLPPQVIKEKTGEFKVKEYEFKATGRKIIDLGYKKYLNNTPDEEEEKEQEGNSGISDFEDGNYEFINFMTNIVDKETKPLKAYTESTLLMDMTRVSKYIVDPEIKEILLRKDEGKKGENGSIGTPATRASIIEKLFEIGYITRVGKTIKATKKGKEFYNSLPSVLQTADMTALWWTIQEEIIENTKTADDLILSVLETVKAVLTASRKNILKSGNEKCPNCETGYVIPKIHRKYGAYWSCIDCNKNYPDKGGKPDFTERKPAEKSELKCPKDGGILYKNTGIHGDYWRCGSCKETYKDKDGTPELVKKENKKSGHKCGCGADLIERVNGTTGKIWYGCSKYPKCKRTYYPQDNGTIKESVKK; encoded by the coding sequence ATGAAACTAATAATAGCAGAAAAACCTGATTTAGCAAGGGCAATTTTAACAGCAATTGAGGGCAATGAAGTAAGTAAAAACGGCTACACAGAAAAGGGAGACTATATAGTAACATGGGCTTTCGGTCATATGTTACAGTTAAAAGACCCCGAAGACTATGACATCAAGTATAAAAAATGGTCTATTGAACCATTACCGCTATATTTTGAAAATTGGGAACACAAAATATCCAGTGAGGAAAAAGACAAAGGTAAAGCTGAACAATTAAAGATTATAGAGGGTTTGTTAAATAGATGTGATGAAGTTATACACGCTGGCGACCCGGATTCGGAAGGTCAGTATTTAATAGATGAAATACTACAGTTTTATAACAATAAAAAGCCTGTGAAGCGTATTTTAATAAATGATAATAATACAGAATATATAAAAAAAGCATTTACTAAATTAGAAGATAATCAGAAATATATTTCACTGGGAGAAAGTGCCTATGCAAGAAGTGTAGCAGATATGTTATTAGGAATAAATGCAACAAGACTTTATACTTGCCTAAATAGTAATGGAGAATTATTATCCGTAGGTCGAGTTCAAACCCCGACTGTGGGACTTGTAGTAAACAGAGATTATGCAATTGAAAACCATGTAAAGGAAAAATATTACGAATTATCAATTACAGCTAATAACAGAGATAAAACCAATAATATAGTATTTACGTATCAAAAAACAAAAGATACACCAGTAAATGAAGATAAACTCATAACAGATATTACCTTTTTAGAGAATATCAAAAATGAAATAAAAGATACTACACTTTATGATGTAAAAGTATCATCTAAAATAAAAAATGAAAATGCTCCTTTGCCTTTTAACCTAGCAAAATTACAGGCATATTGCAGTCAAAAATATGGATATTCAGCACAGCAGACACAGGATATAACGCAATCATTGAGGGAAAAACACAAAGCAATAACTTATAACCGATCAGACAGTCAGTATTTGAATGAAGACCATTTTTTAGAAGCACCTGAAAAATTACAGGTAATATTCAAAAATTTAAATATAACTGTAGATAGAATAGATACAACCAAGAAATCAAAATGTTTTGATAATTCCAAAGTAACAGCCCACCATGCAATAATCCCAACAAAGGCAGAAATAGATATATCAAAGTTTAGTAAGGAAGAATTAAATGTTTACGAAGCAATAGCAGATTTTTATATTATTCAATTTCTACCGCCACAGGTAATTAAGGAAAAAACAGGAGAATTCAAAGTAAAAGAATATGAATTCAAAGCAACGGGCAGAAAAATAATAGATTTAGGGTATAAAAAGTATTTAAATAATACACCTGATGAGGAAGAAGAAAAAGAGCAAGAGGGAAATTCAGGAATATCAGATTTTGAAGACGGGAACTATGAATTTATAAATTTTATGACAAATATAGTAGATAAAGAAACAAAGCCATTAAAGGCATATACAGAAAGTACATTGTTAATGGATATGACAAGAGTGTCAAAATATATAGTAGACCCTGAAATAAAAGAAATCCTGCTAAGAAAAGATGAGGGGAAAAAAGGAGAAAATGGAAGCATAGGAACACCTGCCACAAGAGCAAGCATAATAGAAAAACTGTTTGAAATAGGATATATAACAAGGGTAGGAAAGACCATAAAGGCTACCAAAAAAGGAAAAGAATTTTATAATAGTCTACCTAGTGTACTACAAACAGCAGATATGACAGCATTATGGTGGACGATACAGGAAGAAATAATTGAGAATACAAAAACAGCAGATGACCTAATATTAAGTGTACTGGAAACAGTAAAAGCAGTATTAACAGCGAGTAGAAAAAATATTTTAAAGTCTGGCAATGAAAAATGTCCAAACTGTGAAACAGGATATGTAATACCGAAGATTCATAGAAAATATGGTGCTTATTGGTCTTGCATAGATTGTAATAAAAATTATCCTGATAAAGGCGGAAAACCAGATTTTACAGAAAGAAAGCCTGCGGAAAAATCAGAATTAAAATGTCCTAAAGACGGCGGTATTTTATATAAAAACACAGGAATACACGGCGATTATTGGCGATGTGGGAGTTGTAAAGAAACTTACAAGGATAAAGACGGAACACCTGAATTAGTAAAAAAGGAAAATAAGAAATCAGGTCATAAATGTGGTTGTGGTGCTGACTTAATAGAAAGAGTAAACGGTACAACAGGTAAAATATGGTATGGTTGTTCAAAATATCCCAAATGTAAAAGGACTTATTACCCACAAGATAATGGAACTATAAAAGAATCAGTGAAGAAATAA
- a CDS encoding C40 family peptidase produces MKKIKIIIIFLLLSLSLFSSGEISFRKQREKVLKEQQEEDKGEQKQVKREKITTTNKEKSIRQAILETAFSKMGTPYIYGANGNGAYDCSSYVQFVYKKSINVNLPRVSYQQAESGKKVKVNQLKAGDLVAFDTLNKGRISHIGIYIGDNQFIHASSGYKKVVVSQLEGYYADKFKYGVKIL; encoded by the coding sequence ATGAAAAAAATTAAAATAATAATCATATTTTTATTATTATCATTGAGTTTATTTTCAAGTGGGGAAATATCTTTTAGAAAGCAAAGAGAGAAAGTTTTAAAAGAACAGCAGGAAGAAGATAAGGGAGAGCAAAAACAGGTAAAAAGAGAGAAAATTACGACTACAAATAAAGAAAAATCAATAAGACAGGCAATTTTAGAAACAGCTTTCTCAAAAATGGGAACACCTTACATTTACGGAGCGAATGGTAACGGTGCATATGATTGTTCAAGTTATGTGCAATTTGTTTATAAAAAATCAATAAATGTAAATTTACCGAGAGTATCATATCAACAGGCAGAATCAGGTAAAAAAGTAAAAGTTAATCAGTTGAAAGCAGGAGATTTAGTGGCTTTTGATACATTAAATAAAGGTCGTATATCTCATATAGGTATTTACATTGGCGATAATCAGTTTATACATGCTTCATCAGGATATAAAAAAGTAGTAGTTTCACAGCTTGAGGGATATTATGCAGATAAATTTAAGTATGGAGTAAAAATTTTATGA